One genomic region from Actinocatenispora thailandica encodes:
- a CDS encoding ABC transporter ATP-binding protein produces MTEPLRNGAESTLVPAEPVLSMRGLSVDYLTGTSPVHAVDDVTLELRRGEILGLAGESGSGKSTLANAVARLLRPPAVVTGGEVLYHPAGGADPVDVLRMDARTLRRFRWRELSVVFQSAMNSLNPVATVGAQIDDTLRAHDRTLSASDREQRSAELLRRVGISADRVKSYPHELSGGMRQRAAIAIALALNPEIIIMDEPTTALDVVVQRDILREISALRREYGFAVVFITHDLSLLLSMADRIAVMYAGQLVEVGAARDVHDAPSHPYTHGLLHSFPKLRGPREELLGIPGTPPDLRDLPPGCPFHPRCRFAVDACAELTPALLDVHAGQSAACLAHDPASYGAPVPAELNGGSGR; encoded by the coding sequence ATGACGGAGCCGTTGCGCAACGGAGCGGAGTCCACGCTGGTACCGGCCGAGCCGGTGCTGTCGATGCGCGGCCTGTCGGTCGACTACCTGACCGGCACCTCGCCGGTACACGCGGTCGACGACGTGACGCTGGAACTGCGCCGGGGCGAGATCCTGGGACTCGCCGGCGAGTCCGGTTCCGGCAAGTCGACGCTGGCCAACGCGGTGGCCCGGCTGCTGCGGCCACCGGCGGTGGTGACCGGTGGCGAGGTGCTGTACCACCCGGCCGGCGGTGCCGACCCGGTGGACGTGCTGCGGATGGACGCCAGGACGCTGCGCAGGTTCCGCTGGCGCGAGCTGTCGGTGGTGTTCCAGTCGGCGATGAACTCGCTGAACCCGGTGGCCACGGTGGGCGCGCAGATCGACGACACGCTGCGGGCACACGACCGGACGCTGTCCGCCTCGGACCGCGAGCAGCGCTCGGCGGAGCTGCTGCGCCGGGTCGGCATCTCGGCCGACCGGGTGAAGAGCTACCCGCACGAGCTGTCCGGCGGGATGCGGCAGCGCGCCGCGATCGCGATCGCGCTGGCGCTCAACCCCGAGATCATCATCATGGATGAGCCGACCACCGCGCTGGACGTGGTGGTACAGCGGGACATCCTGCGGGAGATCTCGGCGCTGCGCCGGGAGTACGGGTTCGCCGTCGTGTTCATCACCCACGACCTGTCGCTGCTGCTGTCGATGGCCGACCGGATCGCCGTGATGTACGCCGGGCAGCTGGTCGAGGTGGGCGCCGCCCGCGACGTGCACGACGCGCCGAGCCACCCGTACACACACGGGCTGCTGCACTCGTTCCCGAAGCTGCGCGGGCCGCGGGAGGAGCTGCTGGGCATCCCGGGCACCCCACCGGACCTGCGTGACCTGCCGCCGGGGTGCCCGTTCCATCCGCGCTGCCGGTTCGCCGTCGACGCCTGCGCCGAGCTGACTCCGGCGCTGCTCGACGTCCACGCCGGCCAGTCCGCGGCCTGCCTGGCGCACGATCCGGCGTCCTACGGCGCACCGGTACCGGCCGAGCTGAACGGGGGGAGCGGTCGATGA
- a CDS encoding ribbon-helix-helix domain-containing protein — translation MAMTLRLPPDIEDQLKRLAKHDHRSVQQQVVVAIEEYLSARETNEVLADPATLRDLADARESEQAGDILYGTDAVRALIAERTR, via the coding sequence ATGGCTATGACGTTGCGTCTACCTCCGGACATAGAAGATCAACTCAAGAGACTCGCCAAACACGACCACCGCAGCGTGCAGCAGCAAGTGGTCGTCGCGATCGAGGAATACCTGTCTGCGCGAGAGACCAACGAGGTCCTCGCCGACCCGGCAACCCTCCGCGACCTGGCCGACGCCCGTGAGTCCGAGCAGGCCGGCGACATCCTGTACGGAACCGACGCCGTCCGCGCGCTGATCGCCGAGCGCACGAGGTGA
- a CDS encoding MFS transporter, whose amino-acid sequence MTTTVPRTTGTGRRPYAGLALMVIITCQLMLMLDSTVVTVALPQIRTALHFSPASIAWVMDAYSLAFGGLLLLGGRIGDLYGRRRLFVAGIALFTLASLVGGLSANAGMLLAARVVQGVAAALAAPSALALIVTNFDGPARVRAIALYSSVAGAGGSVGLLLGGMLTAWVSWRWVLFINVPIGIALVVLAPLVVTEAPRHRHRLDLAGAVTATIGVGALAYGFLHAATAGWDAPATLGAFAVAVPVLVAFVLVEWRIGEPLLPLSLFADRNRTGGYVNMLVLPSAMFGVFFFVSQYLGLVAHYDALRTGLAFLPLTVLAFAAARLAPRLIQRYGAKPLMVVGALLLGSGVGWLTRLDAGDGYWTALFGPMVLLGLGVGCSFVPASATILRSVPQGDSGAASGTLQMLQQIGGALGLAALVTAYGAVAGTGTTGLAHGASAAFALGTALVAAALLNILFVIRHRHPTTA is encoded by the coding sequence ATGACCACAACCGTCCCGCGTACCACCGGAACCGGGCGACGACCATACGCCGGGCTGGCGCTGATGGTGATCATCACCTGCCAGCTGATGCTGATGCTCGACTCGACCGTGGTGACCGTGGCGCTGCCGCAGATCCGTACCGCCCTGCACTTCTCCCCCGCGTCGATCGCCTGGGTGATGGACGCGTACTCGCTCGCGTTCGGCGGGCTGCTGCTGCTCGGCGGGCGGATCGGCGACCTGTACGGCCGGCGCCGGCTGTTCGTCGCCGGCATAGCGCTGTTCACGCTCGCCTCGCTGGTCGGTGGGCTGTCGGCGAACGCCGGGATGCTGCTCGCCGCCCGGGTCGTGCAGGGTGTCGCCGCCGCGCTGGCCGCACCGAGCGCGCTGGCGCTTATCGTGACGAACTTCGACGGGCCGGCCCGGGTGCGCGCGATCGCGCTCTACTCCTCGGTCGCCGGCGCCGGCGGCTCGGTGGGGTTGCTGCTCGGCGGGATGCTGACCGCCTGGGTCTCCTGGCGCTGGGTTCTGTTCATCAACGTACCGATCGGGATCGCCCTGGTCGTGCTCGCGCCGCTGGTGGTCACGGAGGCGCCCCGGCACCGGCACCGGCTGGACCTGGCCGGCGCGGTGACCGCGACGATCGGCGTCGGCGCCCTCGCGTACGGGTTCCTGCACGCCGCGACGGCCGGCTGGGACGCGCCGGCGACCCTCGGCGCGTTCGCGGTGGCGGTGCCGGTACTGGTCGCGTTCGTGCTGGTCGAGTGGCGGATCGGGGAGCCGCTGCTGCCGCTGTCCCTGTTCGCCGACCGCAACCGCACCGGCGGGTACGTCAACATGCTGGTGCTGCCGTCGGCGATGTTCGGGGTGTTCTTCTTCGTCAGCCAGTACCTCGGCCTGGTAGCGCACTACGATGCGCTGCGCACCGGCCTGGCGTTCCTGCCGCTGACCGTCCTGGCGTTCGCCGCGGCGCGGCTCGCTCCCCGGCTCATCCAGCGGTACGGGGCGAAGCCGCTGATGGTGGTCGGTGCCCTGCTGCTCGGTTCGGGAGTCGGGTGGCTGACCCGACTGGACGCCGGTGACGGGTACTGGACCGCGCTGTTCGGGCCGATGGTGCTGCTCGGGCTCGGCGTCGGATGCAGCTTCGTACCCGCCTCGGCGACGATCCTGCGATCCGTACCGCAGGGGGACTCCGGTGCCGCGTCCGGGACGCTGCAGATGTTGCAGCAGATCGGCGGCGCCCTCGGGCTCGCCGCGCTCGTCACCGCGTACGGGGCGGTCGCCGGCACCGGCACCACCGGGCTCGCGCACGGTGCCAGCGCCGCGTTCGCCCTCGGTACCGCCCTCGTCGCCGCCGCCTTGCTCAACATCCTCTTCGTGATCCGCCACCGGCACCCCACCACCGCCTGA
- a CDS encoding ABC transporter permease, translating into MAGILRSPKIVAGLLILAFFVVLAVFGPLLVGADPTKTSGVGLAGPSAAHWLGTTQSGQDVLAQVVYGARISMGVGVLSAVIATALSIVVGLVGGYVGGVVDEVLSLITNIFLVLPALPLVIVLAGYLPSRGVTSVAAVIAVTGWAWGARVLRAQTLTLRGRDYVQAAKAGGERPWRIVFAEILPVEFPVIATSFLATVLAAILAEAGLSFLGLANLSTVSWGTMLYFAQNNQALLVGAWWWFIPPGLCIALIGAGLGLLNFGIDEIANPRLRTVLPRRARRARRAEVAS; encoded by the coding sequence ATGGCCGGCATCCTGCGTTCCCCGAAGATCGTCGCGGGGCTGCTGATCCTCGCGTTCTTCGTCGTGCTCGCGGTGTTCGGGCCGCTGCTGGTCGGCGCCGACCCGACGAAGACCAGCGGCGTGGGGCTCGCCGGCCCGTCCGCCGCGCACTGGCTGGGTACCACCCAGAGCGGCCAGGACGTGCTCGCCCAGGTGGTGTACGGCGCGCGCATCTCGATGGGCGTCGGCGTGCTGTCCGCGGTGATCGCCACCGCGCTGTCCATCGTGGTCGGCCTGGTCGGCGGGTACGTCGGCGGTGTCGTCGACGAGGTGCTGTCGCTGATCACCAACATCTTCCTGGTCCTGCCGGCGCTGCCGCTGGTGATCGTGCTCGCCGGCTACCTGCCCAGCCGCGGGGTGACGTCGGTGGCCGCGGTGATCGCGGTGACCGGCTGGGCCTGGGGCGCCCGGGTGCTGCGGGCGCAGACCCTCACGTTGCGCGGCCGGGACTACGTGCAGGCGGCGAAGGCCGGCGGCGAGCGCCCCTGGCGGATCGTGTTCGCCGAGATCCTGCCGGTGGAGTTCCCGGTCATCGCGACGAGCTTCCTGGCCACCGTGCTGGCCGCGATCCTCGCCGAGGCCGGCCTGTCGTTCCTGGGGCTGGCCAACCTGTCCACGGTCAGCTGGGGCACCATGCTGTACTTCGCGCAGAACAACCAGGCGCTGCTGGTCGGCGCGTGGTGGTGGTTCATCCCGCCGGGCCTGTGCATCGCGCTGATCGGCGCCGGGCTGGGTTTGCTCAACTTCGGTATCGACGAGATCGCCAACCCGCGACTGCGTACCGTCCTGCCCCGGCGCGCCCGCCGCGCCCGCCGCGCGGAGGTGGCGTCATGA
- a CDS encoding ABC transporter ATP-binding protein has protein sequence MTERVAGDEVLTAENVTKHFTASRGGRLGRRRPPVRAVEDVSLSLTAGRITAMVGESGCGKSTVARLLAQIYPPTAGRILLHGKPVGRSRDYRRQVQMVFQDPFASLNPFHKVHYHLARPLKLHGHARTAAEVDEQVAALLERVSLTPVDQFMHKLPHELSGGQRQRVAIARALAVRPVALIADEPVSMLDVSIRLGVLRLLEQLAREENLALLYITHDIASARYFADDILVMYAGQLIEQGPAGKVTDDPAHPYTRLLLSAAPDPDRVDEPADETTDHGEPPSLISPPSGCRFHPRCPVAMPTCSTTVPTRAQVADAHWTNCHLYDQAPVDA, from the coding sequence ATGACCGAACGCGTTGCCGGTGACGAGGTGTTGACCGCCGAGAACGTCACCAAGCACTTCACCGCCTCGCGCGGTGGCCGGCTCGGCCGGCGCCGGCCGCCGGTGCGGGCGGTCGAGGACGTCAGCCTGTCGCTGACCGCCGGCCGGATCACCGCGATGGTCGGCGAGTCCGGCTGCGGCAAGTCCACGGTGGCCCGGCTGCTCGCGCAGATCTACCCGCCGACCGCGGGCCGGATCCTGCTGCACGGCAAGCCGGTGGGCCGCAGCCGGGACTACCGGCGACAGGTTCAGATGGTGTTCCAGGACCCGTTCGCCTCGCTCAACCCGTTCCACAAGGTGCACTACCACCTGGCCCGGCCGCTGAAACTGCACGGCCATGCCCGTACCGCCGCCGAGGTCGACGAGCAGGTCGCGGCGCTGCTGGAGCGGGTCAGCCTGACCCCCGTCGACCAGTTCATGCACAAGCTGCCGCACGAGCTGTCCGGCGGGCAGCGGCAGCGGGTGGCGATCGCGCGCGCCCTCGCGGTACGCCCGGTCGCGCTGATCGCCGACGAGCCGGTGTCGATGCTGGACGTGTCGATCCGGCTCGGCGTGCTGCGGCTGCTGGAGCAGCTCGCCCGGGAGGAGAACCTGGCGCTGCTCTACATCACCCACGACATCGCCAGCGCACGCTACTTCGCCGACGACATCCTGGTGATGTACGCCGGGCAGCTGATCGAGCAGGGGCCGGCCGGGAAGGTCACCGACGACCCGGCGCACCCGTACACCCGGCTGCTGCTGTCCGCGGCGCCCGACCCGGACCGGGTCGACGAGCCGGCCGACGAGACCACCGACCACGGCGAGCCGCCGAGCCTGATCAGCCCGCCGTCCGGCTGCCGGTTCCACCCGCGCTGCCCGGTGGCGATGCCGACCTGCTCGACGACCGTACCGACCCGGGCGCAGGTCGCCGACGCGCACTGGACCAATTGCCACCTCTACGACCAGGCCCCGGTCGACGCCTGA